In Pseudochaenichthys georgianus chromosome 6, fPseGeo1.2, whole genome shotgun sequence, a single window of DNA contains:
- the uri1 gene encoding unconventional prefoldin RPB5 interactor 1 isoform X2 has translation MFVQFYLNAVLTAVFVFLSCFLVVKDCESRIQHWKKLSGDYEALNDRLKTLPDQLSYDITVPFGPLAFMPGKLVHTNEVTALLGDNWFAKCSTKQAQKIVDHRMKYVKSEMDDLSKTMKNFEARVGLTKDLENISSGKGDYIDIREDSRIIEAAVTKGRKRIAHKPNSKPKLDAILDLKEEEEEEEEEEEEEEIKVEGGDTERRISTITEEELWARLDELEKLEQQQDDQDRLSDNGDMNGEESSSSEEEKEADAAPPVNGQSVKPSWTPAPHSKKPPCKDSIAEEDDEEEEGHDLPTILFSHTMEPKKVRINTGKNTMLKFSERKEQHSKKKKKNGLNNGHHELHKITTPVDIYRLFVDVKNGEPIPRKSILKSRSRENSVCSDTSESSAADFDERRMIGRSFSHDDTTHSDTSDGLTEEDSPTAVPLHPASRFEAFSGTVVEKDPMPTAVPHLTLAPPALPTIMERKQEEVASEVAPPQEAPKRVSKFKAARLQQK, from the exons ATGTTTGTGCAATTCTATTTGAATGCAGTTTTGACCGCTGTGTTTGTCTTCCTCTCCTGCTTCCTG GTGGTGAAAGACTGTGAAAGTCGGATTCAGCACTG GAAGAAGTTGTCAGGTGACTATGAAGCGCTGAATGACCGGCTTAAAACTCTTCCAGATCAGCTTTCTTATGACATCACG GTGCCCTTTGGCCCTCTGGCCTTCATGCCGGGGAAGCTGGTGCACACCAACGAGGTCACAGCGTTGCTCGGCGACAACTGGTTCGCCAAGTGCTCCACCAAGCAGGCTCAGAAAATTGTGGATCACAGGATGAAAT ATGTGAAGAGTGAAATGGACGATCTTTCAAAGACGATGAAAAACTTTGAAGCCAGAGTCGGGCTCACCAAGGATTTGGAAAACATCTCGTCG GGGAAAGGGGACTACATTGACATTAGAGAAGACTCCAGAATCATCGAAGCTGCTGTCACCAAAG GAAGGAAAAGGATAGCACACAAACCTAATTCTAAACCCAAATTGGATGCCATTTTGGAtctaaaagaagaagaagaggaagaagaagaagaagaagaagaagaggagattAAAGTGGAGGGCGGAGATACAGAGAGAAGAATAAGCACCATCACTGAGGAGGAGTTGTGGGCTAGGTTGGATGAACTGGAGAAGCTGGAGCAGCAACAAGATGATCAGGACAG ATTATCTGATAATGGTGACATGAATGGTGAGGAATCCTCATCCTCTGAAGAGGAGAAGGAGGCAGATGCAGCACCTCCAGTAAATGGACAAAGTGTGAAGCCAAGCTGGACCCCCGCGCCTCACAGTAAAAAGCCGCCGTGCAAAGACAGCATAGCAGAGGAAGACGACGAGGAAGAGGAAGGCCACGATTTGCCTACCATCCTTTTCTCTCACACAATGGAACCTAAGAAG GTGAGGATAAACACAGGAAAGAACACCATGTTGAAGTTCAGCGAGAGGAAAGAGCAGCATtctaagaagaaaaagaaaaacggCCTCAACAATGGACATCATGAACTTCACAAAATCACAACCCCGGTGGACATTTACAG GTTGTTTGTGGACGTGAAGAACGGGGAACCCATCCCCAGAAAGTCCATCCTGAAGTCTCGCAGCCGAGAGAACAGCGTGTGCAGCGACACGAGCGAGAGCAGCGCGGCAGACTTTGATGAGCGCCGTATGATTGGACGAAGCTTCAGCCACGACGACACGACGCACAGCGACACCAGCGACGGCCTCACGGAGGAGGACAGTCCCACCGCCGTCCCACTGCACCCCGCCAGTCGGTTTGAG gCCTTTTCAGGTACAGTGGTGGAAAAGGACCCGATGCCTACAGCTGTTCCTCACCTGACCCTCGCTCCACCAGCTCTGCCCACCATCATGGAGAGGAAGCAGGAGGAGGTGGCGTCTGAAGTAGCCCCCCCCCAGGAGGCCCCGAAGAGGGTGTCCAAGTTTAAAGCTGCCAGATTGCAGCAGAAGTGA
- the LOC117447837 gene encoding protein C19orf12 homolog has translation MCHRINDVMKLCCELSAHQQIQTTVKGSGKGAAAAGGLAFAGGLVGGPLGIAVGGAVGGLLGCWLTSGQFKPLPQIIMELSPQQQQKLYEGLMAVLGDIQWTDVLQLTTLVMGNAALKQQATAALLGYITKELQAEVHYVD, from the exons ATGTGTCATCGAATTAATGATGTCATGAAGCTGTGTTGTGAGTTATCTGCCCATCAGCAAATCCAGACCACAGTGAAAGGCTCGGGAAAGGGAGCCGCAGCAGCAGGGGGGCTCGCCTTTGCTGGAGGCCTGGTTGGGGGTCCCCTTGGTATTGCAGTCG GCGGTGCTGTTGGGGGCCTCCTGGGCTGCTGGCTGACCAGTGGACAATTCAAACCTCTGCCTCAGATTATCATGGAGCTCAGcccccagcagcagcagaagcTTTATGAGGGTCTCATGGCGGTCCTGGGGGACATTCAGTGGACAGATGTGCTTCAGTTAACTACTCTAGTGATGGGGAACGCTGCCCTGAAGCAGCAGGCTACAGCCGCCCTCCTCGGGTACATCACCAAGGAGCTCCAGGCGGAGGTGCACTACGTGGATTAG
- the uri1 gene encoding unconventional prefoldin RPB5 interactor 1 isoform X1 → MAEKGKMSNEHLGGVARLREEQEKVVKDCESRIQHWKKLSGDYEALNDRLKTLPDQLSYDITVPFGPLAFMPGKLVHTNEVTALLGDNWFAKCSTKQAQKIVDHRMKYVKSEMDDLSKTMKNFEARVGLTKDLENISSGKGDYIDIREDSRIIEAAVTKGRKRIAHKPNSKPKLDAILDLKEEEEEEEEEEEEEEIKVEGGDTERRISTITEEELWARLDELEKLEQQQDDQDRLSDNGDMNGEESSSSEEEKEADAAPPVNGQSVKPSWTPAPHSKKPPCKDSIAEEDDEEEEGHDLPTILFSHTMEPKKVRINTGKNTMLKFSERKEQHSKKKKKNGLNNGHHELHKITTPVDIYRLFVDVKNGEPIPRKSILKSRSRENSVCSDTSESSAADFDERRMIGRSFSHDDTTHSDTSDGLTEEDSPTAVPLHPASRFEAFSGTVVEKDPMPTAVPHLTLAPPALPTIMERKQEEVASEVAPPQEAPKRVSKFKAARLQQK, encoded by the exons ATGGCGGAAAAAGGTAAAATGAGCAATGAGCATCTCGGAGGAGTTGCCAGGCTCCGAGAGGAACAAGAGAAG GTGGTGAAAGACTGTGAAAGTCGGATTCAGCACTG GAAGAAGTTGTCAGGTGACTATGAAGCGCTGAATGACCGGCTTAAAACTCTTCCAGATCAGCTTTCTTATGACATCACG GTGCCCTTTGGCCCTCTGGCCTTCATGCCGGGGAAGCTGGTGCACACCAACGAGGTCACAGCGTTGCTCGGCGACAACTGGTTCGCCAAGTGCTCCACCAAGCAGGCTCAGAAAATTGTGGATCACAGGATGAAAT ATGTGAAGAGTGAAATGGACGATCTTTCAAAGACGATGAAAAACTTTGAAGCCAGAGTCGGGCTCACCAAGGATTTGGAAAACATCTCGTCG GGGAAAGGGGACTACATTGACATTAGAGAAGACTCCAGAATCATCGAAGCTGCTGTCACCAAAG GAAGGAAAAGGATAGCACACAAACCTAATTCTAAACCCAAATTGGATGCCATTTTGGAtctaaaagaagaagaagaggaagaagaagaagaagaagaagaagaggagattAAAGTGGAGGGCGGAGATACAGAGAGAAGAATAAGCACCATCACTGAGGAGGAGTTGTGGGCTAGGTTGGATGAACTGGAGAAGCTGGAGCAGCAACAAGATGATCAGGACAG ATTATCTGATAATGGTGACATGAATGGTGAGGAATCCTCATCCTCTGAAGAGGAGAAGGAGGCAGATGCAGCACCTCCAGTAAATGGACAAAGTGTGAAGCCAAGCTGGACCCCCGCGCCTCACAGTAAAAAGCCGCCGTGCAAAGACAGCATAGCAGAGGAAGACGACGAGGAAGAGGAAGGCCACGATTTGCCTACCATCCTTTTCTCTCACACAATGGAACCTAAGAAG GTGAGGATAAACACAGGAAAGAACACCATGTTGAAGTTCAGCGAGAGGAAAGAGCAGCATtctaagaagaaaaagaaaaacggCCTCAACAATGGACATCATGAACTTCACAAAATCACAACCCCGGTGGACATTTACAG GTTGTTTGTGGACGTGAAGAACGGGGAACCCATCCCCAGAAAGTCCATCCTGAAGTCTCGCAGCCGAGAGAACAGCGTGTGCAGCGACACGAGCGAGAGCAGCGCGGCAGACTTTGATGAGCGCCGTATGATTGGACGAAGCTTCAGCCACGACGACACGACGCACAGCGACACCAGCGACGGCCTCACGGAGGAGGACAGTCCCACCGCCGTCCCACTGCACCCCGCCAGTCGGTTTGAG gCCTTTTCAGGTACAGTGGTGGAAAAGGACCCGATGCCTACAGCTGTTCCTCACCTGACCCTCGCTCCACCAGCTCTGCCCACCATCATGGAGAGGAAGCAGGAGGAGGTGGCGTCTGAAGTAGCCCCCCCCCAGGAGGCCCCGAAGAGGGTGTCCAAGTTTAAAGCTGCCAGATTGCAGCAGAAGTGA
- the rxylt1 gene encoding ribitol-5-phosphate xylosyltransferase 1 — MKIPKRKLFLLIIFAYVVFSLYAAYNVFFSTKVISRVHRVVKKETVSGGVKDGGGAPFLARDWNPWEDEQVDYNSALTKKREAFKQHLARIDKNKATRYRVQIWGKAAIGIYLWEHILEGPLNPTDKVAQWREGELQSGKIDFSFYTGPAVVQGHVPLDMNSLVLVLNGREPQKVSYSTRWLEHVQALVKSHTVSHVAVVLLGNEHCHNDFIGPYLKRNGGFVDLLFVVYDSPWVNDKDVFQWPLGVATYRQFPMIRPNAQLITSNRPYLCNFLGTVYKNSSRETLMQVLKKSGLEEECITNAREKWLPQETADSLRQYQTALVQSELTLCPVGINSECYRIYEACSYGSVPVVEDVLTPGSCAAGSSSPLRLLKAAGAPFIFISDWKELAAILERERGMSQEQRVDRRRRLLEWYAGFRQQMKERFTEVLEENFFKNV, encoded by the exons atgaaaatacCAAAAAGAAAACTTTTTCTACTAATCATTTTTGCGTATGTGGTATTTTCACTGTATGCTGCATACAATGTCTTCTTCAGCACCAAAGTAATCTCCCGTGTTCACCGGGTGGTGAAGAAAGAGACAGTCTCGG GTGGTGTCAAAGATGGTGGTGGAGCTCCATTTCTAGCGCGTGATTGGAATCCGTGGGAGGACGAACAGGTGGACTACAACTCTGCTCTGACCAAGAAGAGGGAGGCCTTCAAACAACACCTGGCCCGCATTGACAAGAACAAAGCCACAAGATACAGGGTACAAATCTGGGGCAAAGCTGCTATAG GCATTTATCTCTGGGAACATATTTTAGAGGGACCCCTCAACCCTACTGACAAGGTCGCACaatggagagagggagagttgCAGTCAGGAAAGATCGATTTCAG TTTCTATACTGGTCCTGCTGTGGTCCAGGGTCATGTCCCTCTGGATATGAACAGCCTGGTTCTGGTTCTGAATGGCCGTGAGCCGCAGAAGGTGTCTTATTCCACGCGGTGGCTGGAGCATGTCCAAGCTCTGGTAAAGTCCCACACAGTGTCACATGTGGCCGTGGTCCTGCTGGGCAATGAGCACTGCCACAACGACTTCATTGGCCCTTACTTAAAGAGGAACGGTGGCTTTGTGGACCTGCTGTTTGTAGTGTACGACAGCCCCTGGGTTAATGACAAGGATGTGTTCCAGTGGCCTCTGGGTGTCGCCAC GTACAGGCAGTTTCCTATGATTAGGCCGAATGCCCAACTGATTACCTCTAACAGGCCATACCTCTGTAATTTCTTGGGAACTGTTTACAAAAATTCCTCCAGGGAAACTCTCATGCAGGTGCTGAAAAAATCTGGTCTGGAAGAGGAATGCATCACCAATGCCAGGGAGAA GTGGCTACCTCAGGAGACAGCAGACAGTCTGAGACAGTATCAGACCGCTCTGGTCCAGAGCGAGCTCACACTCTGCCCAGTCGGAATCAACTCAGAGTGCTACCGCATCTACGAGGCCTGCTCCTATGGCTCCGTGCCCGTGGTGGAGGATGTTCTGACACCTGGGAGCTGTGCTGCCGGGTCCAGCTCTCCTCTGCGACTGCTCAAAGCTGCAGGAGCCCCCTTCATCTTCATCAGTGACTGGAAAGAACTAGCTGCCATCTTAGAGAGGGAGCGGGGGATGAGCCAGGAGCAGAGGGTGGACCGCAGGAGGAGGCTGCTGGAGTGGTACGCCGGCTTCCGTCAGCAGATGAAGGAGAGGTTCACTGAGGTCCTAGAGGAGAATTTCTTCAAAAACGTCTGA
- the LOC117448098 gene encoding cytochrome b-c1 complex subunit Rieske, mitochondrial-like produces MMSIAARSGAITPYMQATQQTVKSLLSPGVKTLVPAAAPGGVRLAHTDIKIPDFTDYRRPEVTDPNKSSQGSSEGRRTFSYLVTGASTVIGVYAAKTVVSQFVSSMSASADVLALSQIEVKLGDIPEGKNVTFKWRGKPLFVRHRTEKEIAAEEAVNIAELRDPQHDKERVQNPKWVIVLGVCTHLGCVPIANAGDYGGYYCPCHGSHYDASGRIRKGPAPLNLEVPYYEFPDEDTVVVG; encoded by the exons ATGATGTCCATAGCTGCCCGTTCCGGGGCTATTACCCCGTACATGCAGGCGACACAACAAACAGTTAAAAGCCTGTTGTCCCCGGGAGTAAAGACCTTGGTGCCTGCTGCTG CTCCAGGAGGGGTCCGCCTCGCCCACACAGATATCAAGATTCCTGACTTCACGGACTACCGCCGCCCAGAGGTTACCGACCCCAACAAGTCCTCCCAGGGGAGCAGTGAGGGAAGAAGGACCTTCTCTTACCTTGTCACCGGAGCGTCCACCGTCATTGGCGTGTATGCCGCCAAGACGGTGGTCAGCCAGTTCGTCTCCTCGATGAGTGCATCAGCAGATGTCCTGGCCTTGTCCCAGATTGAGGTTAAGCTCGGTGACATCCCCGAAGGCAAGAACGTGACCTTCAAGTGGAGAGGAAAGCCCCTGTTTGTCCGTCACCGCACAGAGAAGGAAATCGCTGCAGAGGAGGCTGTGAACATCGCAGAGCTGCGTGACCCCCAGCACGACAAGGAGAGAGTGCAGAACCCCAAATGGGTAATCGTCCTCGGGGTGTGCACGCATCTGGGCTGTGTGCCCATCGCCAACGCAGGAGACTATGGAGGCTACTACTGTCCTTGCCATGGCTCCCACTATGATGCTTCAGGAAGAATAAGAAAGGGACCCGCTCCTCTTAACCTGGAAGTTCCCTACTATGAATTCCCTGATGAGGACACAGTGGTGGTGGGATAA